The following coding sequences lie in one Schistosoma mansoni strain Puerto Rico chromosome 3, complete genome genomic window:
- a CDS encoding putative amiloride-sensitive sodium channel produces the protein MVSYVNTCCKEVLKSFCRWTSVRGLQHLLRSEHPLLRTIWAIFVALMCLANIGLVTLLLIHYYQFNTIENMRTLRGIHVAFPHITLCNVDPVNSYRVYCLQNPNSKYCNINPKYSNILTKYQEANRYFKTYKGSTIWHKLEDPSMVAIFYQLIGMEAAIQIGHQIDDFIIPIFCEVTTREKGGILMKRKCEEAGIQGLHLITYKYFNCYTLSMENSHISHNAVRLSMILYLDEEEDLNCRPYCTHEFTEWAGSKIVVHSPSSYPDIEASALNLLPGASNQILIDGMHRIEKKNMESKPCENNERNFSIVYFDHAQQKFNQRTMGYTDTLCIQLLIQSAIMEECQCIDFLMPIPGTQMELVNQLPFCGNLSRSTVNESLDCSQQVRQKNSKHFRLLCPIPCVQLQYNYELTQLRWPQKPRILNYYAQLKDRFDYNRKFDIYEKIEEISMINATQALTMLQDTDIFEKNFLHVDVNRPNFDTLMSYRENEEYTLPTLLSQIGGICSIFLSFTCVTVLELIELLCRLIIIAFPRFLTVSKNTIHYLNRKTLKLNHPTFTNSTKNKSNRTIVETTKNLSTLSYKKDQNHKPCDNCRNYTKSTIKNIMVDNNDNEINYLKEVRWFFGSSLNTDQS, from the exons ATGGTTTCGTACGTAAACACATG TTGTAAAGAAGTACTGAAATCATTCTGCCGATGGACCAGTGTACGTGGATTACAGCATTTATTACGCTCAGAACACCCATTACTCCGAACAATTTGGGCTATATTCGTAGCTCTAATGTGTTTAGCTAATATTGGTTTAGTTACTTTGCTCCTGATACATTACTATCAATTTAATACCATTGAAAATATGCGTACTCTACGCGGGATTCACGTAGCCTTTCCGCATATCACTTTGTGCAATGTTGATCCAGTCAATTCATATCGTGTGTATTGTCTACAAAATCCTAATTCAAAATATTGTAATATCAACccaaaatattcaaatattttaactAAATATCAAGAAGCTAATCGATACTTCAAGACATACAAAGGTTCAACTATATGGCATAAATTAGAAGACCCAAGTATGGTAGCAATATTTTATCAATTGATAGGTATGGAAGCAGCAATACAAATCGGTCATCAAATTGATGATTTCATTATACCAATTTTTTGTGAAGTGActacaagggagaaaggtggaaTATTGATGAAACGAAAATGTGAAGAAGCTGGTATTCAAGGTTTGCATTTAATTACCTACAAATATTTTAACTGTTATACTTTATCAATGGAAAATAGTCACATAAGTCACAATGCTGTTAGATTGTCAATGATATTATATCTGGATGAAGAAGAAGATTTAAATTGTCGACCCTATTGTACACATGAATTTACAGAATGGGCTGGGAGTAAAATTGTCGTTCACTCACCCAGTTCATATCCTGACATTGAAGCATCTGCTTTGAATTTATTACCAGGAGCCTCGAACCAAATTCTCATCGACGGTATGCATCGTATTGAAAAAAAGAATATGGAATCAAAACCATGTGAAAATAATGAGCGAAATTTCTCCATTGTCTATTTTGATCATGCTCAACAAAAATTTAATCAACGAACTATGGGCTATACAGATACTTTATGTATACAGTTGTTAATACAAAGTGCAATAATGGAAGAATGTCAGTGTATTGATTTTCTGATGCCCATACCTGGTACACAAATGGAACTAGTTAATCAGTTACCATTTTGTGGTAATTTATCACGCTCCACTGTTAATGAAAGTCTTGATTGCAGTCAACAGGTGAGACAAAAGAACTCAAAGCATTTCCGTCTTTTATGCCCGATTCCATGTGTACAATTGCAATATAATTATGAATTGACTCAATTAAGATGGCCACAAAAGCCAcgtatattaaattattatgcTCAGTTGAAAGATCGTTTTGATTATAACCGAAAATTTGATATTTATGAGAAGATTGAAGAGATCTCTATGATCAATGCAACACAAGCTTTAACTATGCTTCAAGACACGGATATATTTGAAAAGAATTTTCTACATGTTGATGTTAATCGTCCAAATTTTGATACATTAATGTCATATAGAGAAAATGAAGAATACACTTTACCAACATTATTAAGTCAAATTGGTGGAATTTGTAGTATATTTCTAAGTTTCACCTGTGTTACAGTATTagaattaattgaattattgtgTAGATTAATCATTATTGCTTTTCCAAGATTTCTAACTGTTTCCAAAAATACAATACATTATTTAAATAGGAAAACTTTAAAATTGAATCATCCTACATTTACCAATAGTactaaaaataaaagtaatcgTACAATAGTTGAAACAACAAAGAACTTATCAACACTTTCATATAAAAAAGATCA